ttattaaaaaagatGAATGCTGACTTACTAATTACAAATTACATCACATATTGTCTTaccctaaaaattaaaatatcattattattgtccatcactaagaagaaaaaaaatagaataaaagcaTTGGAGCCATGTATCAAACATTTGATAATAAAGTGAAGGCAAATTTTATTCTGCTTTTAAACTTGGTATCGAATTTATTgtactattatttattttttaatatttttataaaaaaaaagtataagtgaacaataaaaatattaaataatataaataatagatatatcggatgttcattttattagtatacggatgattattttaatattaaaatttagaagattaatttaaaagtgtagtatatttttatttaattggtgGCATATTGTTCAATAAAGTAATTGTACCAAACATTTCCCTTTTATAAATTAGGCATGTGGGAATCATAGCATTCAGCTAAGGTGAAATATATGTCTTCCACACCATTGCACATTTATattttgcattcatgcatgcatgcatgtaaTGACAATCAACATACATAACTTACCAATATCATTGAACTTCATATATAAAGCATCCTCACCCCCTAAATTTtggctaattttattttaatattgaaaaTACTTTGGCTAATTTTAccattgttatttatttatttatttattatattattatggtTAGAGTCTTAGAGGATAATGACAAAGCACTATCTATTATTCTTGAATTGAAATAGAAGCATCTCATGCATATAATATCTTAGCTTAAGGGTGATGACCTCCACCACTTCCCCCATCTCCACCTCTTCCACCATTTTGACCACCTATCCCACCTCCTCCTCCACCGccacctccaccaccaccacctccatgtATTCCGTGTCCGCCGTGTCCACCGTCTCCTCCTTTGCCACCAAAGCTAGGAGATCCCCTACCTCCATATCTTACATGTTCACTCTCTTCTATATTATCTCTTTTGGTTTTCCCCATAACATATTTATTTCCATAACCTCCGCNNNNNNNNNNNNNNNNNNNNNNNNNNNNNNNNNNNNNNNNNNNNNNNNNNNNNNNNNNNNNNNNNNNNNNNNNNNNNNNNNNNNNNNNNNNNNNNNNNNNNNNNNNNNNNNNNNNNNNNNNNNNNNNNNNNNNNNNNNNNNNNNNNNNNNNNNNNNNNNNNNNNNNNNNNNNNNNNNNNNNNNNNNNNNNNNNNNNNNNNNNTAAACCCACCACTTCCACCTTTTCCACCATCTCCACCATCTCCAAATTTGCCACCGCTTCCGCCAGTTCCACCATTACCACCGTCTCCATTAAACCCACCGTTTCCACCGATTCCGCCGTCTCCACCATCCCCATTAAAGCCACCACTTCCACCTTTTCCACCATTTCCACCATCTCCGAATTTTCCACCGCTTCCGCCACTTCCGCCATTACCACCGTCTCCATTAAACCCACCATTTCCACCGATTCCGCCGTCTCCACCATCTCCATTAAACCCACCACTTCCTCCTTTTCCACCATTACCACCATCACCATCAACCCCACCATTCCNNNNNNNNNNNNNNNNNNNNNNNNNNNNNNNNNNNNNNNNNNNNNNNNNNNNNNNNNNNNNNNNNNNNNNNNNNNNNNNNNNNNNNNNNNNNNNNNNNNNNNNNNNNNNNNNNNNNNNNNNNNNNNNNNNNNNNNNNNNNNNNNNNNNNCACCGTTTCCGCCGTTTCCACCATCGCCATTATTATACCCACCATTTCCACCTCCTCCACCGTTTCCACCATTTCCGCCGCCATAATAAGGTCTCCTACATCCACGGTGTTTATGGCACCTATAGTGTAGATCCACAGCAACATCATCACCATGGATGATTCCATGATCATTGATTTGTTGGTCTTCTACACCGAGCGTGAGGAGTGTTCTTGCAGCAGAACATATTCCTAAACCCAAAATCACAAAGAAAACAATGCAGAGAATCCTTGAGGTTCCCATGGGAATGTattcgagttgtgaaaagtgaaaattaaacccaaaaacttgatgtCTTAGTTTCATGACAAGAGATGGATATTTATagggaagaaaaaagaaaagaaaaacacattTGGACACTCTACTTCACTAAAGAACCCTTTGTGGAATAAggagaatataaaattttgtatgcACCAAACAAGGAATAAAATAGAACAGAGAGGACCTAATTTATTAATAGAATATCCAAaagatttaaataattatataaaatattttatattatcgatgtattaaaattaaattatataaaagtaaaatagataaaaattaattttaaatagttaaaatgaactattttttattataaaattatttttttaacttttgtttttgaaaa
The genomic region above belongs to Arachis duranensis cultivar V14167 unplaced genomic scaffold, aradu.V14167.gnm2.J7QH unplaced_Scaffold_165934, whole genome shotgun sequence and contains:
- the LOC107478468 gene encoding glycine-rich cell wall structural protein, coding for MGTSRILCIVFFVILGLGICSAARTLLTLGVEDQQINDHGIIHGDDVAVDLHYRCHKHRGCRRPYYGGGNGGNGGGGGNGGYNNGDGGNGGNGGSGGFNGDGGDGGIGGNGGFNGDGGNGGSGGSGGKFGDGGNGGKGGSGGFNGDGGDGGIGGNGGFNGDGGNGGTGGSGGKFGDGGDGGKGGSGYGNKYVMGKTKRDNIEESEHVRYGGRGSPSFGGKGGDGGHGGHGIHGGGGGGGGGGGGGGIGGQNGGRGGDGGSGGETPIRSNIMMTIPKFLIPVVFILVLGGLGICCAARTLNNHGDDGVAAPHLLKNGRVHADRGRCRDIDRGVSVGYCDKIGKGSGGGQGYAGGGGKGASTDDPGGYGGTGGDGGGAGDGAGDGGYRGIGGKGGAGGDGGNGGNGGDGENGGNGINGGGGGGGGGGGGGGIGGERGEDGGSGGGGYGYHHP